The following proteins are co-located in the Campylobacter concisus genome:
- a CDS encoding DNA-directed RNA polymerase subunit alpha, giving the protein MRKITTSAYMPTEIEVKSVSENVANITAYPFEAGYAVTLAHPLRRLLYTSTVGFAPIGVKIKGVSHEFDSMRGMLEDVAFFIINLKKIRFKLKSISEREVIEYSFKGPKEITGADLNNDLVEIVNPDAYLATINEDAELNFSVIIQKGIGYVPSEEIREEIEDDYIALDAFFTPVKKAVYDIQNVLVEDDPDYEKIVFTITTDGQVSPIEAFKNCLEAMYQQMSVFKGILDIDVSTPVTSSSAGGEFSKLLSSVEDLNLSARSFNCLDKADIRFIGELALMDENELKELKNLGKKSLEEIKAVMEEIGYPVGADVLKDGKEQLRKKITELKAQMSVKE; this is encoded by the coding sequence ATGAGAAAGATTACTACATCAGCTTATATGCCAACTGAAATTGAAGTTAAAAGTGTTAGTGAAAATGTTGCTAACATTACAGCATATCCTTTTGAGGCGGGCTATGCTGTTACCTTGGCTCACCCATTGCGTCGTCTTCTTTACACAAGTACAGTAGGTTTTGCTCCTATTGGTGTAAAGATAAAAGGTGTTAGCCACGAATTTGACAGTATGCGTGGTATGCTAGAAGACGTAGCTTTTTTTATTATAAATTTGAAAAAAATCAGATTTAAATTAAAAAGCATTAGCGAGCGCGAAGTTATAGAGTATAGCTTTAAAGGACCAAAAGAGATAACTGGGGCTGATCTAAATAATGATCTAGTTGAGATCGTTAACCCAGACGCATACCTTGCTACAATAAATGAAGATGCTGAGTTAAATTTTTCAGTTATCATTCAAAAAGGTATCGGATATGTTCCTAGTGAAGAGATTAGAGAAGAGATCGAAGACGACTATATCGCACTTGATGCTTTTTTTACACCTGTTAAAAAGGCAGTTTACGATATACAAAATGTCTTGGTTGAGGATGATCCAGACTATGAAAAGATTGTATTTACTATAACAACTGATGGTCAAGTTAGTCCGATAGAGGCTTTTAAAAATTGTTTAGAAGCCATGTATCAACAAATGTCAGTATTTAAAGGAATTTTAGATATTGATGTTAGTACTCCAGTTACTAGCTCAAGTGCAGGCGGTGAGTTTTCAAAGCTACTTTCTAGCGTAGAAGATCTAAATTTAAGCGCTAGAAGTTTCAACTGCCTTGACAAAGCTGATATTAGATTTATTGGCGAGCTTGCATTAATGGACGAAAATGAGCTTAAAGAGCTTAAAAATTTAGGTAAAAAATCTCTTGAAGAGATTAAAGCGGTTATGGAAGAGATAGGCTATCCAGTTGGTGCCGATGTGTTAAAAGATGGCAAAGAGCAACTAAGAAAGAAAATAACCGAGCTTAAAGCACAAATGAGTGTAAAAGAATAA
- a CDS encoding ABC transporter permease, whose translation MIEIFKKSVLILVIFALWQVICELEIFTPYILPSPITTLKTMFDMSLSGELITHVMISFKRIFVGYILAFILAFAFGGVAALFPKASIYYEWILEFFRNVPPLSLIAILVLWFGINETPKIIIIILASFFPMFLSISKGLTSCDVKLIEVGKIFCFSKFEIFYKIILKNAIKDIFVGMRIGFGYAMRAIVGAEMIAASSGLGYLILDAEELSRADRIFVGIFTIGICGVLIDRIFLFLISKFSLLRGEK comes from the coding sequence GTGATAGAAATTTTTAAAAAGAGCGTTTTGATCCTAGTGATCTTTGCTCTCTGGCAGGTCATTTGTGAGCTAGAAATTTTCACGCCCTATATCTTGCCAAGTCCTATTACGACACTTAAAACGATGTTTGATATGAGCTTAAGTGGCGAGCTAATAACGCATGTGATGATTAGCTTTAAGCGTATATTTGTTGGTTATATTTTGGCTTTTATTTTGGCATTTGCTTTTGGCGGAGTGGCGGCGCTATTTCCAAAAGCTAGCATTTATTACGAGTGGATTTTAGAATTCTTTAGAAATGTTCCACCGCTTAGCCTTATTGCTATTTTAGTGCTTTGGTTTGGCATAAACGAAACTCCAAAAATTATTATTATCATCCTAGCATCGTTTTTCCCGATGTTTTTAAGTATTTCAAAAGGGCTAACTAGCTGCGATGTGAAGCTTATTGAGGTTGGTAAAATTTTTTGTTTTAGTAAATTTGAAATTTTTTACAAAATCATCCTAAAAAATGCCATAAAAGATATTTTTGTCGGTATGCGCATAGGTTTTGGCTACGCGATGCGAGCGATTGTGGGAGCGGAGATGATCGCAGCTTCAAGCGGGCTAGGCTACCTCATACTTGACGCTGAGGAGCTTTCGCGTGCAGATAGGATATTTGTAGGCATTTTTACGATTGGAATTTGTGGCGTACTCATAGATAGGATATTTTTATTTTTGATATCTAAATTTAGCCTTTTGCGAGGTGAGAAATGA
- the infA gene encoding translation initiation factor IF-1: MAKDDVIEIDGNVVEALPNATFKVELDNKHIILCHIAGKMRMHYIKIMPGDRVKVELTPYSLDKGRITYRYK; the protein is encoded by the coding sequence GTGGCAAAAGACGATGTCATTGAGATTGATGGAAATGTTGTTGAAGCACTGCCAAATGCAACTTTTAAAGTTGAGCTTGACAACAAACATATAATTTTATGTCATATCGCCGGAAAAATGAGAATGCATTATATAAAGATAATGCCTGGCGACCGCGTAAAAGTAGAACTTACGCCATATAGCCTAGATAAAGGCAGAATTACTTATAGATATAAGTAA
- the rpmJ gene encoding 50S ribosomal protein L36 → MKVRPSVKKMCDKCKIVKRSGIIRVICENPKHKQRQG, encoded by the coding sequence ATGAAAGTTCGTCCTTCTGTAAAGAAGATGTGTGACAAATGTAAAATTGTCAAACGTAGTGGCATAATTCGTGTTATCTGCGAAAATCCAAAACATAAACAAAGACAAGGATAA
- the rplQ gene encoding 50S ribosomal protein L17, with product MRHKHGYRKLGRTSSHRSALLKNLAIAIIKSEKIETTLPKAKELRSYVEKLITRARKGDSNAHRAVFASLQDKETTNKLVTEVAPKFKERNGGYTRIIKTRVRRGDAAEMAYIELVAE from the coding sequence ATGAGACATAAACACGGATATCGAAAACTTGGTAGAACGTCATCTCATAGATCTGCATTGCTTAAAAATTTGGCGATAGCTATCATCAAAAGCGAAAAGATAGAGACGACTTTACCAAAAGCAAAAGAGCTTAGAAGCTATGTTGAAAAGCTAATCACAAGAGCTAGAAAAGGTGACTCTAATGCTCACAGAGCAGTATTTGCTTCTTTACAAGACAAAGAAACAACAAATAAATTAGTTACTGAAGTAGCTCCAAAATTTAAAGAGCGCAATGGTGGCTATACAAGAATCATCAAGACTCGTGTTCGCAGAGGCGACGCAGCAGAGATGGCTTATATAGAGCTAGTAGCTGAATAA
- the rpsM gene encoding 30S ribosomal protein S13: MARIAGVDLPNKKRIEYGLTYIYGIGLYKSRQILDAAGISYDKRVYELSEDEAAAIRKEIQEHHIVEGDLRKQVAMDIKALMDLGSYRGLRHRKGLPVRGQKTKTNARTRKGRRKTVGAATK, from the coding sequence ATGGCACGTATTGCAGGTGTAGATTTACCAAACAAAAAGAGAATAGAGTATGGTTTGACTTATATCTATGGTATAGGTCTTTACAAATCTCGTCAAATTCTTGACGCAGCTGGAATTTCTTATGACAAGAGAGTCTATGAGCTTAGTGAAGACGAAGCGGCAGCCATCCGTAAAGAAATTCAAGAGCATCATATCGTTGAGGGTGATTTGAGAAAACAAGTTGCTATGGATATCAAAGCTCTTATGGATCTTGGAAGTTATAGAGGTCTTCGCCACAGAAAAGGTCTTCCTGTTCGTGGTCAAAAGACTAAAACTAATGCTAGAACCAGAAAAGGCAGACGTAAAACTGTCGGTGCAGCTACTAAGTAA
- a CDS encoding NrtA/SsuA/CpmA family ABC transporter substrate-binding protein: MRKFFKILCAASLLCLVANASELDKIGMTYVKSPLNVPSIVDKFKGFYAKYFGVPVEYSEITSGAKQTQALASNSLQFLNCVGGTSVILAAANKADIKIISAYSRAPEAFAIFAKDKGIKTAKDLKGKKIAGPKGTILNELLVRYLALSGLGINDVEFVSMGIPAAQAALENGSVDAALLAGPAAYNAKKSGLSVVTTGKGVITPVIVTATSGEFYKKHKDIVEKFKKAQDEILAFMKANEEEALKFTAEETGLSIEAVKSMYPQYDFSPKITPEDIKALEATQEFMLESKMIEQKVDIKSLLID, encoded by the coding sequence ATGAGAAAGTTTTTTAAGATTTTGTGTGCAGCCTCTTTGCTTTGTCTAGTCGCAAACGCAAGTGAGCTAGATAAGATCGGTATGACCTATGTCAAATCGCCACTAAACGTCCCTTCAATCGTCGATAAATTTAAAGGCTTTTATGCTAAATATTTTGGCGTACCGGTAGAGTACTCTGAGATAACATCAGGTGCAAAGCAGACTCAAGCTCTAGCTTCAAATTCGCTCCAGTTTCTAAACTGCGTGGGCGGAACTTCAGTCATACTTGCTGCGGCAAATAAAGCTGACATAAAGATCATAAGTGCCTATTCAAGAGCACCTGAAGCTTTTGCAATATTTGCTAAAGATAAAGGCATAAAAACCGCTAAAGACCTAAAAGGTAAAAAAATAGCAGGGCCAAAAGGTACGATATTAAATGAGCTTTTGGTTAGGTATCTTGCTCTTAGCGGTCTAGGCATAAATGACGTAGAGTTCGTTTCTATGGGCATCCCAGCTGCACAAGCTGCACTTGAAAATGGTAGCGTCGATGCAGCACTTCTTGCTGGACCAGCTGCTTATAATGCTAAAAAATCAGGACTTAGTGTTGTAACAACAGGCAAGGGCGTCATCACTCCAGTCATCGTTACTGCCACAAGCGGAGAATTTTACAAAAAGCATAAAGATATAGTTGAAAAATTTAAAAAGGCTCAAGATGAAATTTTGGCTTTTATGAAAGCAAATGAGGAAGAGGCATTAAAATTTACAGCTGAAGAGACTGGGCTTAGCATAGAGGCGGTAAAGAGTATGTATCCTCAGTATGACTTTAGTCCAAAGATCACGCCTGAAGATATAAAAGCACTTGAGGCTACGCAAGAATTTATGCTCGAGAGTAAGATGATTGAACAAAAAGTAGATATAAAATCGCTTCTAATAGATTAA
- a CDS encoding ABC transporter ATP-binding protein — MIEISNLSKHFFIGEKRIDVLRELSLNIKKDKITVILGRSGCGKTTLLRLIAGLESVSLGEIKFKEQAKIGFVFQEPRLMPFLNVYENIVFALKKHEIDEAKIDRLISMIGLSDFKFAAVSQLSGGMSSRVSLARVLAYEANLILMDEPFAALDAFTRASMQAEILKLQAGKTIIFVTHNVDEALYLADEIILLEKGGMKSNYDLSNLAKPRDLLCNELINLKRKILSEI, encoded by the coding sequence ATGATAGAAATTTCAAATTTATCCAAGCATTTTTTTATAGGCGAAAAGCGGATCGACGTTTTAAGAGAGCTAAGCTTAAACATAAAAAAAGATAAGATCACCGTCATACTCGGCAGAAGCGGATGTGGCAAAACTACGCTCTTGCGCCTTATCGCTGGTCTTGAGAGCGTAAGTCTTGGCGAGATAAAATTTAAAGAGCAAGCAAAGATCGGCTTTGTCTTTCAAGAGCCTAGGCTCATGCCTTTTTTAAATGTCTATGAAAATATCGTATTTGCGCTTAAAAAGCATGAGATAGACGAGGCAAAGATAGATAGGCTCATATCAATGATAGGGCTTAGCGACTTTAAATTTGCCGCTGTTTCGCAGCTATCTGGCGGTATGAGCTCGCGTGTTTCGCTTGCAAGAGTGCTTGCGTACGAGGCAAATTTGATCCTTATGGATGAGCCATTTGCGGCGCTTGATGCTTTTACGAGAGCCAGCATGCAGGCTGAAATTTTAAAGCTTCAAGCCGGCAAAACCATCATTTTTGTCACTCATAATGTCGATGAAGCCCTATATTTAGCAGATGAGATAATTTTGCTTGAAAAAGGCGGGATGAAATCAAACTATGACCTGTCAAATCTAGCTAAGCCAAGAGATTTGCTTTGCAATGAATTAATAAATTTAAAGCGTAAAATTTTAAGTGAAATTTAG
- the rpsD gene encoding 30S ribosomal protein S4 has protein sequence MARYTGPVEKLERRLGVSLALKGERRLAGKSAFEKRPYAPGQHGQRRAKISEYGLQLREKQKAKFMYGVSEKQFRRLFQEAARREGNTGALLVQLLEQRLDNVVYRMGFATTRRFARQLVTHGHILVNGKRVDIPSYRVEPGAKVEIVEKSKNNPQIVRAIDLTAQTGIVAWVDVEKEKKFGIFTRNPEREEVIIPVEERFIVELYSK, from the coding sequence ATGGCTAGATATACAGGACCTGTTGAAAAATTAGAAAGACGTCTTGGTGTGTCTCTTGCGTTAAAAGGCGAAAGAAGACTTGCTGGTAAAAGTGCTTTTGAAAAAAGACCTTATGCGCCAGGACAACATGGACAAAGAAGAGCAAAAATAAGCGAATATGGCTTACAACTTCGCGAGAAGCAAAAAGCTAAATTTATGTACGGTGTTTCTGAGAAACAATTTAGAAGATTATTTCAAGAAGCAGCACGCCGCGAAGGTAATACCGGTGCTCTTTTGGTTCAACTATTAGAGCAAAGATTAGATAATGTTGTTTATAGAATGGGCTTTGCAACAACTCGTCGTTTTGCTCGTCAGCTAGTAACTCATGGACATATTTTAGTAAATGGCAAAAGAGTAGATATACCATCTTACAGAGTTGAGCCAGGTGCAAAAGTAGAGATTGTTGAAAAATCTAAAAACAATCCACAAATTGTTCGTGCAATAGATCTTACAGCACAAACTGGTATTGTTGCTTGGGTAGATGTTGAAAAAGAGAAAAAATTTGGAATTTTCACTAGAAATCCAGAAAGAGAAGAGGTTATCATTCCTGTTGAGGAAAGATTTATAGTAGAGCTTTATTCAAAATAA
- the rpsK gene encoding 30S ribosomal protein S11, which translates to MAKRKIVKKKVVRKSIAKGIVYISATFNNTMVTVTDEMGNTIAWSSAGGLGFKGSKKSTPYAAQQAVEDALNKAKEHGIKEVGIKVQGPGSGRETAVKSVGTVEGIKVSFFKDITPLPHNGCRPPKRRRV; encoded by the coding sequence ATGGCGAAAAGAAAAATTGTTAAGAAAAAAGTAGTTAGAAAAAGCATAGCCAAAGGTATCGTTTATATCAGTGCAACATTTAACAACACTATGGTAACTGTAACTGATGAAATGGGAAATACTATTGCATGGAGTAGTGCAGGTGGCTTAGGCTTTAAAGGTAGTAAAAAATCAACTCCTTATGCAGCTCAGCAGGCAGTTGAAGATGCTCTAAATAAAGCAAAAGAGCATGGTATAAAAGAAGTTGGTATTAAGGTTCAAGGTCCAGGTAGCGGACGTGAAACAGCTGTTAAAAGTGTAGGAACTGTTGAAGGAATTAAGGTATCTTTCTTTAAAGACATTACACCTTTACCACACAATGGTTGTAGACCGCCAAAACGCCGCCGCGTATAA